The Saccharothrix variisporea genome has a segment encoding these proteins:
- a CDS encoding 8-oxoguanine deaminase, whose product MTPTILDGVAVSTMDGRGTEHAFGHVVFEDGRITAVGPGQAPKPTGPHTWVDGSGCLVTPGLVNTHHHLYQWATRGYAQDATLFEWLTTLYPVWRGLDAEVTHAAASAGLAKLALTGCTTAADHHYVFPREGGDQFEALVGAGRKIGIRLHAIRGSMDRGESHGGLPPDNLVEETEAALVATEQAIDDHHDPSPDALVKVAVGPCSPFSVSQELMTGAAELARRKGVRLHTHLAETLDEEDQCQAEFGCSPTEYAERVGWLGDDVWLAHTVHLSPDAVKKLGATSTGSAHCPTSNGRLGTGIAPVRDLLDAGAPVGLGVDGAASNESCGMVEELHQAVLQARQRGGPKALDVREALWLGTMGGARCLGRADEIGSIEPGKLADLAVWRLDGLDHAGIDDPVAALVLGPLPRLKLLLVGGRVVVDDGELRTASESDLARDLRAASARLKVTR is encoded by the coding sequence ATGACCCCGACCATCCTCGACGGCGTGGCCGTGTCCACCATGGACGGTCGCGGCACCGAGCACGCCTTCGGGCACGTGGTCTTCGAGGACGGCCGGATCACCGCCGTGGGCCCCGGTCAGGCCCCGAAGCCGACCGGACCGCACACCTGGGTCGACGGCAGCGGCTGCCTGGTCACGCCCGGCCTGGTCAACACCCACCACCACCTCTACCAGTGGGCCACCCGCGGCTACGCGCAGGACGCGACCCTGTTCGAGTGGCTGACCACGCTGTACCCGGTGTGGCGCGGGCTGGACGCGGAGGTCACGCACGCGGCGGCGTCGGCGGGCCTGGCCAAGCTCGCCCTGACCGGCTGCACGACCGCCGCCGACCACCACTACGTGTTCCCGCGCGAGGGCGGCGACCAGTTCGAGGCCCTGGTCGGAGCCGGTCGCAAGATCGGCATCCGCCTGCACGCCATCCGCGGCTCGATGGACCGTGGCGAGTCCCACGGCGGCCTCCCGCCGGACAACCTGGTCGAGGAGACCGAAGCCGCGTTGGTCGCCACCGAGCAGGCGATCGACGACCACCACGACCCGTCCCCGGACGCCCTGGTCAAGGTCGCGGTCGGCCCGTGCTCGCCGTTCTCGGTGAGCCAGGAGCTGATGACCGGCGCGGCGGAACTGGCCCGCCGCAAGGGCGTCCGCCTGCACACCCACCTGGCCGAGACGCTGGACGAGGAGGACCAGTGCCAGGCCGAGTTCGGCTGCTCCCCCACCGAGTACGCCGAACGCGTCGGCTGGCTGGGCGACGACGTGTGGCTGGCCCACACCGTGCACCTCTCGCCGGACGCGGTGAAGAAGCTCGGCGCCACCAGCACGGGTTCCGCCCACTGCCCCACGTCCAACGGCCGCCTGGGCACGGGCATCGCCCCCGTCCGCGACCTGCTCGACGCGGGCGCGCCGGTGGGCTTGGGCGTGGACGGGGCCGCGTCCAACGAGTCCTGCGGGATGGTCGAGGAGCTGCACCAGGCCGTGTTGCAGGCCCGGCAGCGCGGTGGCCCGAAGGCGCTGGACGTCCGTGAAGCCCTGTGGCTGGGCACGATGGGTGGCGCGCGGTGCCTGGGCCGGGCCGACGAGATCGGCTCGATCGAGCCGGGCAAGCTCGCGGACCTGGCCGTGTGGCGGCTGGACGGCCTCGACCACGCGGGCATCGACGACCCGGTGGCCGCGCTGGTCCTGGGGCCCCTGCCGCGGTTGAAGCTGCTGCTGGTGGGCGGCCGGGTGGTCGTGGACGACGGCGAGCTGCGCACCGCATCCGAATCCGACCTCGCACGCGACCTGCGTGCCGCGAGCGCACGACTGAAGGTGACCCGATGA
- a CDS encoding molybdopterin cofactor-binding domain-containing protein, translating to MSLTPAELTSSVSGGIGSSPQRPDGNLKVRGEFAYASDLWHEDMIWGATLRSPHPYAKILSIDLTEALKVPGVYAVLTHKDVPGRNLYGLEHKDQPVLAEDVVRYQGEPVALVGADHPETALRAMKRIKVEYEVLTPVVDMETAIDDTPLHPGGNLVRHVPIRRGDPNAKADVVVTGRYEVGMQDQAFLGPESGLAVPAEDGGVDLYIATQWLHVDQGQVAAALGMPLEKVRPTLSGVGGAFGGREDLSMQVHACLLALHTGKPTKMVYNREESFYGHVHRHPAVLYYEHGADRTGKLVYVKAKMYLDGGAYASSTPAVVANAATLGIGPYEVDNVHVDAWGVYTNNPPCGAMRGFGAVQAGFAYESQMDKLAEALGMDPVDVRIVNAMTEGSVMPTGQVVDSAAPVAQLLKLVKDKPLPPPSDRDLRNLPGGVSNTTHGEGVVRGVGYAVGIKNICFSEGYDDYSTARVRLQVINGEPAALAHTAACEVGQGLVTIMQQIVRTELGVERVTILPMDTSIGNGGSTSASRQTYVTGGAVRAACAAVKEKLAKLAAGRSTTDLVELLGDEVIDETVEWRHRATEPLDPETGQGNAHVQYGFAAHRAVVDVDVELGLVKVVELDCAQDVGKALNPQAVLGQIQGGSAQGLGLAVMEEIQTVDGKVRNPSFTDYLIPTVLDMPPMSIDVLELADPNAPYGVRGVGEPPTISSTPAIVAAIRNATGLALTRVPVRPEHITNT from the coding sequence ATGAGCCTCACGCCCGCTGAACTGACGTCCTCGGTGTCCGGTGGCATCGGCTCCAGCCCGCAGCGCCCGGACGGCAACCTCAAGGTGCGCGGCGAGTTCGCCTACGCCTCGGACCTGTGGCACGAGGACATGATCTGGGGCGCGACCCTGCGCAGCCCGCACCCGTACGCGAAGATCCTCTCGATCGACCTGACCGAGGCGCTCAAGGTGCCCGGCGTGTACGCGGTGCTGACGCACAAGGACGTACCCGGGCGCAACCTGTACGGCTTGGAGCACAAGGACCAGCCCGTGCTCGCAGAGGACGTCGTGCGCTACCAAGGCGAGCCGGTGGCGCTCGTGGGCGCGGACCACCCGGAGACCGCGTTGCGCGCCATGAAGCGCATCAAGGTCGAGTACGAGGTGCTGACGCCGGTCGTGGACATGGAGACCGCGATCGACGACACGCCCCTGCACCCTGGCGGCAACCTCGTTCGGCACGTACCGATCCGCCGGGGCGACCCGAACGCGAAGGCCGACGTCGTGGTGACCGGCCGGTACGAGGTCGGCATGCAGGACCAGGCCTTCCTGGGTCCGGAGTCCGGGCTGGCGGTGCCCGCCGAGGACGGCGGGGTGGACCTCTACATCGCCACCCAGTGGCTGCACGTCGACCAGGGGCAGGTGGCGGCGGCGCTGGGGATGCCGCTGGAGAAGGTGCGGCCGACGCTGTCCGGTGTGGGTGGGGCGTTCGGCGGGCGCGAGGACCTGTCGATGCAGGTGCACGCGTGCCTGCTGGCGCTGCACACCGGCAAGCCGACCAAGATGGTCTACAACCGCGAGGAGTCCTTCTACGGGCACGTGCACCGGCACCCAGCGGTGTTGTACTACGAGCACGGGGCCGACCGGACCGGCAAGCTCGTGTACGTCAAGGCCAAGATGTACCTCGACGGCGGTGCTTACGCGTCCAGCACGCCCGCGGTCGTCGCCAACGCGGCCACGCTCGGCATCGGGCCGTACGAGGTGGACAACGTGCACGTCGACGCCTGGGGCGTCTACACCAACAACCCGCCGTGCGGCGCGATGCGCGGTTTCGGCGCGGTGCAGGCCGGGTTCGCCTATGAGTCTCAGATGGACAAGCTGGCCGAGGCGCTGGGCATGGACCCGGTGGACGTGCGGATCGTCAACGCGATGACCGAGGGGTCGGTCATGCCGACCGGCCAGGTGGTCGACTCCGCCGCACCCGTGGCGCAACTGCTCAAGCTGGTCAAGGACAAGCCACTGCCGCCTCCTTCCGATCGGGACCTGCGCAACCTCCCCGGTGGCGTCTCGAACACCACCCACGGCGAGGGCGTGGTGCGCGGGGTCGGGTACGCGGTGGGGATCAAGAACATCTGCTTCTCCGAGGGCTACGACGACTACTCCACCGCCCGCGTGCGGTTGCAGGTCATCAACGGCGAACCGGCCGCGCTGGCGCACACCGCCGCGTGCGAGGTCGGGCAAGGCCTGGTGACGATCATGCAGCAGATCGTGCGCACGGAGCTGGGTGTCGAGCGGGTGACGATCCTGCCGATGGACACCAGCATCGGCAACGGCGGCTCCACCTCGGCGTCCCGCCAGACCTACGTCACCGGTGGCGCGGTGCGGGCGGCGTGCGCGGCGGTGAAGGAGAAGCTGGCCAAGCTCGCCGCCGGCCGCTCGACGACGGACCTGGTGGAACTGCTGGGCGACGAGGTCATCGACGAGACGGTCGAGTGGCGGCACCGGGCGACCGAGCCGCTGGACCCGGAGACCGGGCAGGGCAACGCCCACGTGCAGTACGGCTTCGCCGCGCACCGGGCGGTGGTGGACGTGGACGTCGAGCTGGGCCTGGTGAAGGTGGTCGAGCTGGACTGCGCGCAGGACGTCGGCAAGGCGCTCAACCCGCAGGCCGTGCTGGGGCAGATCCAGGGCGGTTCGGCGCAGGGCCTGGGCTTGGCGGTCATGGAGGAGATCCAGACCGTGGACGGCAAGGTCCGGAACCCGTCCTTCACCGATTACCTGATCCCGACCGTGCTGGACATGCCGCCCATGAGCATCGACGTGCTCGAACTGGCCGACCCGAACGCCCCTTACGGCGTGCGCGGCGTGGGCGAGCCGCCCACGATCTCTTCGACTCCCGCCATCGTGGCCGCCATTCGCAACGCCACCGGCCTTGCTTTGACCCGTGTTCCGGTGCGCCCCGAGCACATCACCAACACCTGA
- a CDS encoding nucleoside deaminase, translated as MTTSVSPDHAWLRESIELATRNVAAGGGPFGAVIIRDGQVIATGTNQVTPTLDPTAHAEVVAIRAACQAIGDFRLTGCVLVSSCEPCPLCLSAALWARVDRVVYAADRHDAAAAGFDDREFYELFGKPRELWSLPVHQISTGEDNAPFTAWLSRSDRVDY; from the coding sequence ATGACCACGTCTGTTTCGCCCGACCACGCCTGGCTGCGGGAGTCGATCGAGCTGGCCACCCGCAACGTCGCCGCGGGCGGCGGGCCGTTCGGCGCGGTGATCATCCGGGACGGGCAGGTGATCGCCACCGGCACCAACCAGGTCACCCCGACGCTGGACCCGACCGCGCACGCCGAGGTGGTGGCGATCCGCGCCGCCTGCCAGGCCATCGGGGACTTCAGGCTCACCGGCTGCGTGCTGGTGTCGTCCTGCGAGCCGTGCCCGCTGTGCCTGTCCGCCGCGCTGTGGGCGCGGGTGGACCGGGTCGTCTACGCCGCCGACCGGCACGACGCCGCCGCGGCCGGCTTCGACGACCGCGAGTTCTACGAGCTGTTCGGCAAGCCCCGCGAGCTGTGGAGCCTGCCGGTGCACCAGATCTCCACGGGCGAGGACAACGCGCCGTTCACGGCCTGGCTGTCCCGATCCGACCGCGTCGACTACTAG
- a CDS encoding NCS2 family permease, translating to MTQLRDDVPTRSTQLDRFFRITERGSTIGREVRGGITTFVAMSYIVLLNPLILGASADITGARLTTEQLTTATALAAGVMTILMGLVGNAPLALAAGLGVNGVVAFQMAPAMTWAQAFGLVVLEGLCIVVMAASGVREKIINAIPGPLKTAITVGIGLYIALVGLVSAGFVTRTPDAAHSTVPVRMGLDGHLSGWPIAIFCLGLLLMIVLMARGVPGAVLISIAVATLAAIGVNAVFDVEGWGLVTPNLPDSVVAAPDFGLFGRVDLFGGFVSAGVITATVFLFTLVLSGFFDAMGTITSVSDEAGLTRDGKVQGMGRILLVDGAGAVAGGVTGSSPNTVFLESAAGVGEGARTGLASVVTGGLLAATLLFTPLAAVVPAQAAAPALVVIGGLMMAQCRRIPWHDTDYTIPVFLTVAVIPFTYSITNGIGAGLVSYVVIKICKGQWRSVGWLMTVIAALFVLYFGVEGVTAVLH from the coding sequence ATGACCCAGCTCAGGGATGACGTACCCACGCGTTCCACACAGCTCGACCGGTTCTTCCGCATAACCGAGCGCGGCAGCACCATAGGTCGCGAAGTGCGCGGCGGTATCACCACGTTCGTGGCGATGTCGTACATCGTATTGCTCAACCCGCTCATCCTGGGCGCGTCGGCCGACATCACCGGCGCGCGCCTGACCACCGAGCAGCTCACCACCGCGACCGCGCTGGCCGCGGGCGTCATGACCATCCTGATGGGACTGGTCGGCAACGCACCGCTCGCCCTGGCCGCCGGCCTCGGCGTGAACGGGGTCGTGGCGTTCCAGATGGCGCCCGCGATGACGTGGGCGCAGGCGTTCGGCCTGGTCGTGCTCGAAGGCCTGTGCATCGTGGTGATGGCCGCCTCCGGCGTCCGCGAGAAGATCATCAACGCCATCCCGGGGCCGCTGAAGACCGCCATCACGGTCGGCATCGGCCTCTACATCGCCCTGGTCGGCCTGGTCAGCGCCGGGTTCGTCACCCGCACGCCGGACGCGGCGCACTCCACCGTCCCGGTCCGCATGGGCCTCGACGGGCACCTGAGCGGCTGGCCGATCGCGATCTTCTGCCTGGGTCTGCTGCTGATGATCGTGCTGATGGCCCGGGGTGTGCCGGGGGCGGTGCTGATCAGCATCGCGGTGGCGACCCTGGCGGCCATCGGGGTGAACGCGGTGTTCGACGTCGAGGGCTGGGGGCTGGTCACGCCGAACCTGCCGGACAGCGTCGTCGCCGCCCCCGACTTCGGGCTGTTCGGGCGGGTGGACCTGTTCGGCGGGTTCGTCTCGGCAGGGGTGATCACGGCGACGGTGTTCCTGTTCACGCTGGTGCTGTCCGGGTTCTTCGACGCGATGGGCACCATCACCTCCGTCTCCGACGAGGCCGGGCTGACCCGGGACGGCAAGGTCCAGGGCATGGGCCGGATCCTGCTGGTCGACGGCGCGGGCGCGGTGGCGGGCGGGGTGACCGGGTCGTCGCCGAACACGGTGTTCCTGGAGTCGGCGGCGGGCGTGGGCGAGGGCGCGCGGACCGGGCTGGCCAGCGTGGTGACCGGCGGGTTGCTGGCGGCGACGCTGCTGTTCACGCCGCTGGCCGCGGTGGTGCCGGCGCAGGCCGCCGCCCCCGCGCTGGTCGTGATCGGCGGGCTGATGATGGCCCAGTGCCGCCGGATCCCGTGGCACGACACCGATTACACGATCCCGGTGTTCCTGACGGTGGCGGTCATCCCGTTCACCTACTCGATCACCAACGGCATCGGCGCGGGGCTCGTGTCCTACGTGGTGATCAAGATCTGCAAGGGCCAGTGGCGGTCCGTCGGCTGGCTGATGACGGTGATCGCGGCGCTGTTCGTCCTGTACTTCGGGGTCGAGGGCGTGACCGCGGTCCTGCACTAG